In Osmerus eperlanus chromosome 17, fOsmEpe2.1, whole genome shotgun sequence, a single genomic region encodes these proteins:
- the LOC134038124 gene encoding vitelline membrane outer layer protein 1 homolog, producing the protein MAIFLPIAVVLATLSPGLSAYGEKTSIERAGTAYSSRPYSSVLTVSNGEKFGTWKWPEMCPDTFYAVGFSLRVQPHQYSSDDTSLNGIRLICAKGEDRRYLHTIESHIGYYGDWSSPQYCPTGTLVSFQLRVEPHLGIFDDDTAVNNIKFRCSSDPVLEGNGYEWGEYGTWSQECRNGGICGIETKMDEYKSWLVDHTSLNDVRFHCCSQSQK; encoded by the exons ATGGCCATCTTTCTCCCAATTGCTGTGGTCCTTGCTACGTTGTCCCCTGGCCTCTCTGCATATGGGGAAAAGACGTCCATAGAGCGTGCAGGCACGGCATACAGTAGCAGACCCTACTCATCTGTGCTTACCGTGTCCAATGGAGAGAAGTTTGGGACGTGGAAATGGCCTGAGATGTGTCCTGACACGTTCTATGCTGTTGGGTTCAGTCTGAGG GTGCAACCTCATCAATATTCTAGTGATGACACTTCCCTCAATGGCATTCGCCTCATTTGTGCCAAAGGCGAGGACAGGCGCTACCTTCATACAATCGAGTCTCACATTGGATA CTATGGTGACTGGTCGAGCCCTCAGTATTGCCCCACGGGAACACTCGTCTCCTTCCAGCTGCGTGTGGAGCCACACCTGGGCATATTTGATGACGACACTGCCGTCAATAACATCAAATTCCGCTGCAGCAGCGACCCAGTTCTGGAGGGTAACGGCTATGAGTGGGGAGAGTACGGCACCTGGAGTCAGGAATGTCGCAATGGGGGCATCTGCGGCATTGAAACCAAGATGGACGAGTACAAGAGTTGGCTGGTCGACCACACGTCTCTCAATGACGTGCGTTTCCACTGTTGCTCCCAATCCCAG AAATGA